AAGCATCAGGAACCTCTCCTGGGCTGAGAATGcacaacaggtaaagccactcTCATATTCATGAGCTTCCCGGAACACTGAAATAGGACGAAATCTGCTAAATATAAGGTGCCTATCAAAGCACCCGCCATCCACTCCTCCATATTTTGGAAACAATGCCCTGCTGTTTAGCCTTGAGGTAAAGTTGATTGGAGCTTGCCGCCTCTGTTTTGGCTCAGGACACTGGTGAGgagtaaagagagaaaaaggtggACACGTGGCAATGGGATTCTTGCAGCGAGCATGTTGCTCCCTAAGATGCTCTGTGATGATACTGTCCAGTGTTGGTGGGGAAGGAAGATGTCTATCCAAGTGTGTTTTTTCAGCTGGGCTCTGGCTATTAGCACCATGGTCTGACTTCTGCTGCAACACTTGAACTTTCCTGCCATTGCACAGTGATGGCCTCTCTCTGATAAAACTGCTCCTGCCAATTAAAGAGGAGTTGCCTGCATATGATGGGCCAGGCAAAGCCAATGAATCCTGAGCTACGCATGGCAGAGGTTCAGCAAGGCAGGCAGAAGGGGCAGAAGCACCCACAGCTGTATGGTTGCCCAGTTGGCCAGCAATGCCATTGCCAATTTGAGGAGTCCagggaagagagagtggaaaaGCAGCAGCAGTCACAGGGGTGAAGGCAGAAGAATGTGAGGCTGCAGTCATGGGCAGGTCAGCCTCTCTGGTCAGGACAGTAGCTGTCTCTCCAAGTCCTTTAGAAATGAGATGGTTTCTTATCAACAGGAGCAGTTCTTTCTCAGGGAAGGAGATCCTTGACTGGGCAACAACACCTGCTTTCTGTAGTTGGGCCAGGGACACATCAGTGCCAACCAGAAGAGGCTTTCCTGATACTCTCTCAATGAGCTCAGCTGCATAGTTGCAGAACTTGACATGGTTGCTAAGCTTGTCCTGCAGCACTGGCTCCTTCATCAGCTGTTGAATCTGGCAGCTACTAAAAAGGGGCAATTTGCTGATAATCTGTCCAACAGTGCTACTTCGAGACAAGCCCACTAGGGCCTTGCAGGCCAGGGCCCTGATGTGGTCTGCATCTGTGATGGGCATCTTGATGGACAATAGGGACAGAAGCACCTTGATGCCATTGTTGGACTGGACCACATTCCACATCTTGGCCAGGATATGCTCACTGCTCTTGGGGTTCTGAAATAGCTTTCTCTGAGGAGTTCCAGAAGTAAATTTACCAATACTGGATATTCGGTTATCTGGGCCACATACACAATTGATGATTACTTGAAGGGCTGACTTCTGAATTTCAGCATCATGAATAAAGTATTCACCTTCAGCCACTCCCAAAATGATGTTGATACCTACAGTGGATTCAGTAGAGCCATGTCCATCCAAGACCTTCACCGACTCTGCCAATTGGAGCTGGATTTTTGGCACCACAGTGAGGATAGCCAGGACGTCCAAAGCAAAGCGCACAGTGTCATTCCTTCCATGATAGGTCTTCCACTTGCAGGAGATGGAAATAAGCTGCACCAAGAGCTGCACACAAGAAAGCTTGAGGAAGATTTCAGCAGGTTCCCAATAAAACTGAGCTGGGCCATATTCTATCAAAAACTCCATCATTTCCACAATCTGCTCACGAGAGTATGAGCATGCCTTGTATGGAGGTTGAGGGTGCACAAGAATACCACCCTCAGTCCTCTGAAGTGACTGCTTGACTTGCTCCAGTTTAATGGCCAAGTGAGCCTCAAAATACTTTCGCAGAGCCATGCAGGTATATTTGCCCCTTTGGCAGGTAGCAAGGATTTTATCATCACTCACATGTGCACCCTGGTCTTCCAAATTTAAAATCTCCAAAGTACTGATCAAGTTCACTAGACGACGCAGACCATCATAATAGTcaaagagttccaagacagcccgGAATGAGAAGCAAACTGAGAAAAACATTGTAGCATGGCAGCATCCTGAAGCATGAGAACATTCCATTAACCATAGGGCATAGTTCACCACAGCAGATAGAACACTGTCGGAATGCATGCAAACTCTTTCCATAGCATCCTGGTTGGAGGACAGGTAATACAAGCATATAGATACACCAGTTGCAGCCATAGAAGGCCGAGGAATTTCCAGTAGTTTCTGTACTCCACCATGTACAACAAAGTCTATGGCAAATTTGTTATGGATCAGGAGAGATGCTAGGTGCTTGAGTGCCTCAAAAGTAAGCAGGACATCATTAGTCTGTTTCAGATCCATATAAAACATCAACAATTCTCGGCATCCAAGTTGCATGAATATGGGAAGTAACTCCTGATACTCTCCTAAAGGGGTCAGGTACTGGAGAAGAAGTCTCTGCTCAATAGTGGGAGTCATTGGATAGAGGGTATAATTGGTGCCAATCACCCAGGGGGACATTTCTGACCAGCTGCTATTAGACAGCTCAGCAAACACACCATCTGGCTCAGAAGGTGAGAAATCCAACTTCTGCTGGCCTCTCCTAACATTCTCTCTGTCACCATGCTCTCTATTCACAATATCTACTGCCATGTCACCATAGTCCATATTCACAGCTTCCTCATCCAGAGGCAAACGTGGCTCTGATGAAAGCTTCTGTGGACTAGGACACTTACTTTCCTGCCGCAAAGCCACTTCCTGAACTTGTAGCTCTCTCAGTCTGCGAAGCACTATTGCCACCAGCTGTGAATTTTCATCTCTATAGTTTGCAGCAATCTCTTCATTTTCCATagcacctcctaacagtgctgtAGAATATGTCCTCAGTGGCTGATCAGCCTCTTGGGCCCATTTGAAAAGATTTTCTACAATCCCTTCCTCTTCTTGAAAGACAACTGCAGTTTCTAGACCTGGCAAGAGGTCCAGTAGCAGTCTGCAAGCTGCAGTATTTAAAGGGAGCTCTCTACTTGTCATCACATACCCGTTCACCAGTGCATTCATGAAATGATCATTCTTGGAGAATACTCTCAGCAAGTGGCCCAGCATATACTCTGGATCAGCTCGACCAGGATGGTGATCATCAAATGGGTCAGGATCTCCTTTATGgtattcttcagtttctttttcaattaattcTGACATCCTGGTAAGGATAGGTACCATATCCTGCCCACTTCCATGGTCCTCTTCCCACTGTTCCAGCAGGGCAGTGAGCTCAGCTTTGGAGTCCACATGTACCACAACTGTAGTCATGGCTTGTCCCAGCTTAAGAGCCAAGGAGCATTCAGATTGGCTGGACAGTTTTATATctgctttcagcaagtccagggaTCAAGGTTGTTTGGAGCAGGTTGTAGTCAGAGGCTGATGCTTAGATGTGTCTTTTAGCCAACAGGAAATCTGCTGAGAGACATAGAGAAGTCACACCTTGCATTTACATCTTAAATCATCTTCTGAGCCTCCATGACATTGGGGGCAGAGTTACCAGGACAGCTGCCAGTCCAGAATGTGAGAGGCTTTCCAGGAGGCCTCTCTAGTTGCTTGCTACATTTCTCAGCTTGGAAGTTCACTCTGATAGTTTGAGAACTCAAAACAGCCTCAGAGCCATGGAATGCCTCAAGGAAGGTGCCTCAATTTGGTCTCAGGCCAGGAGTTCCTGAGTGAAGGTCCAGCTTTAGAATTAGAGTGTGTGGTCTGAATTTTGCTGGGCTGTCCAGAAAATGTTAATCCCACCAATCAAGTATAAGACCACTATCACATTTTCAAGCTAAAATTGAAGTAAAtcttaattaaatactggccaggtagaTGACCTCTGCTCAGGTTCACATCCAGTTTCCCAGGAAATGGACtggaatattttcttatccctttaGAATCTGAGCAATAGGTATGGATGAATATGGCTGCACCTTTGCCACCCCTTTAACATTGACATTGATCACCAATGTGTGTGTCGGCACAATTTCCATGATTACAAGTCTCATAAGTACTGAACTTGCAGGATGGGTCCTCAAGAACCACATCTGCATTATGCTGGAGAGGTCATGTGACACATTTTAGAACCAACAGAAATTAGAAATACAAGGGTAAATCTTGCCTTTTCTCAAAACAGTTTGACTGGAAAATCACTTGGATGTAATTAAGATTTTAGGAATAAATGAGgtaaatacatttcaaaaagcCTAGTCTACAGTGATTAGTCCTAAAATCCTTAGCGCTAATTTTGAGACACATGTTCAGCCTCTTAGAAATGTTGTGCTATAGTCTATTGAAGCACAGTTGAGCTCCATTGATGTGTtcaactttgttttgtttccttttaacatttttttttccctgacaggatttctctgtatagtttttgtgcctctcctggatcttacTCGATAGAtaaagctggccttaaactcaaagaaattcactGGCTCTGctccttgagtgctgagattaaaggcctgtggcaCCTCTGCCCgacttttccattattttatgtGCCAACAAGTTTCCTCCCTTCCCAACCCCCCCACTCCCATTTACCACCCACCACACCTTCCCCACCCTgctccccatccatccatccactcctcctgtctccattcagaaaggggcgggCCTCCTAAGGGCTTGAACATAGCATGGCACAAACTTGAGGTAGTGgaaatgaatcttaaatggtcatattaaataaaaattcaggtctaggtattggggtgaatctGAAAAGTCAGAGAATCAAAACAagccacagtttaaaaaaaaaatagccacatagagaaaccctgtctcgaaaatcaaaaaatgagaacaaataaataaataaataaataaataaataaataaataaataaataacacagaacCAGATACTGGAGTGAAGAATtgagaaatcagaggaataggacaagccacagctaacctcacctcaacaactcctcatCAGATCCTGTTTCCAAGAATCTTCAGATTGTGAAAGATTCTAAGTCCTCagcagaatgaatctcagctaaactgctgatAAAAAACCTAAAGGCTtcaaaggctctagttcctggtcttcatgccttatatacttctgtttcctgacatcacttcctgggattaaaggtgtgtgtcaccatgcctggctgttctcagtgtggccttgatctctgcctccaatgtgatggattaaaggcatgtgtgccaccattttctgacttcTGTCTAATCAGTGTGGCCTTCGAGTCTATAGAGCATCCAGAAAACTCGGCTcttgaatgataggattaaagcaGTGTATGCCATATTTTTCTGTTGATTAAAGTCATTTGGCCACCATTTATCTGGACTCTATggctatctagtgactgttctattTTCagaccccagataactttattagggcacacaatatattgggggacacaatatcaccacaagtaggACTTAGCTCCTCCCCCTGAatcaggctgggcaaggtaatccagcatggggaacaggttcccaaaagccagctaacaGCCAGTGACAGGTCCtaatctcactgctaggagccttacaaacagaccaagctacaacactgtcacatgcagagggcctaggtcggtcccatgtaTGTACTGTGCTGGAGAAGTCATCTGACACTTTTTAGACGccaaaagaaattagaaatacaAGGGTTAATCTTGCCTTTTCTCAAAACAGTTTGACTGGAAAATCACTTGGAGGTAATTAAGATTTTAGGAACAAATGAGGTAAACACATTTCAAAAAGCCTAGTCTACAGTGATTGGTTCTAAAATCCTCAGAGCTGAGTGTGAGATAAATGTTTAGCCTCTGTTAAATGTTGTACTATAGTCTACTGAAGCACAGTTGAGCTCCATTGATAtgttcagggtttttgttgttgttgttttcttttaaccTTTTTTCCCTTACAGGATTTcaatgtgtagttttggttccttgTCTGGATCTTGCTTCTTATATCaagatagcctggaactcaaagatatccgctggctctgccccttgagtgctggAGATGTGACCATAGTGCCATTTGACCACATCCCACCACACCTTCCCCACCCTGCTTCCTATCCACccactcctcctgtctccattcagaGAGGGGCCGGCCTCCTAAGGGCTTGAACATAGCATGGCACATGAAGTTGAGGTAGTGGACATGAATCATAAATGGtcacatttaataaaaaagaattcaggtctggtattggggtgaatctGAAAAGTCAGAGAATCAAAAAAAgccccagcttaaaaaaaaaaaaaaaaaaaaaaaccacagagaaaccctgtctcgaaaatcaaaaagtAATGACAACAACAATCAATCCatcaataaatcaatcaatactgagaaatcagaggaataggacaagccacagctaacctcacctcaacaactcctcatCGGATCCTGTTTCCAAGAATCTTCAGATGTTGAAAGATTCTAAGTCCtcaccagaatggatctcagctaaactgctgataaaaaacctaaaagcttcaaagcctctagttcctggtcctcatgccttatatacttctgtttcctgacatcacttcctgggattaaaggtgtgtgtcaccatgcctggctgttcccagtgtggccttgatctctgcctccaatgtgataggattaaaggcatgtgtgccaccattttctgacctctgtctAATCTAATGGTGTTCAGTTCTGTGACACCCAGATAacttttattagggtacacagttgGGGATATGAAAGCAATACGGACCCCATCTTAGGGTAGGACCACCTGCTGTCCTCAGTTCCAGAatggacctcaggaatgtgccatgacaactcagAACAGACAGAGGGCAGTTTGCTCCTGCAGACAATCTGTCTGGGGTTTATGTCCCTGGAAGATacctagataatcctgctgagctgTTCAGATGATCCTGCTCAGTAAGTTGTGGATTACAAGGCCTGTAAGCACTGAACTTGCAAGATGGGTCCTTGAGAGCCATATTtgcacagtgctggagaggtcaTCTGACACTTTTTAGACGccaaaagaaattagaaatacaAGGGTAAATCTTGCCTTTTCTCAAAACAGTTTGACTGGAAAAATCACTTGGAGGTAATTAAGATTTTAGGAACAAATGaggaaaatacatttcaa
The window above is part of the Peromyscus leucopus breed LL Stock unplaced genomic scaffold, UCI_PerLeu_2.1 scaffold_658, whole genome shotgun sequence genome. Proteins encoded here:
- the LOC114704673 gene encoding DDB1- and CUL4-associated factor 1-like, with product MTTVVVHVDSKAELTALLEQWEEDHGSGQDMVPILTRMSELIEKETEEYHKGDPDPFDDHHPGRADPEYMLGHLLRVFSKNDHFMNALVNGYVMTSRELPLNTAACRLLLDLLPGLETAVVFQEEEGIVENLFKWAQEADQPLRTYSTALLGGAMENEEIAANYRDENSQLVAIVLRRLRELQVQEVALRQESKCPSPQKLSSEPRLPLDEEAVNMDYGDMAVDIVNREHGDRENVRRGQQKLDFSPSEPDGVFAELSNSSWSEMSPWVIGTNYTLYPMTPTIEQRLLLQYLTPLGEYQELLPIFMQLGCRELLMFYMDLKQTNDVLLTFEALKHLASLLIHNKFAIDFVVHGGVQKLLEIPRPSMAATGVSICLYYLSSNQDAMERVCMHSDSVLSAVVNYALWLMECSHASGCCHATMFFSVCFSFRAVLELFDYYDGLRRLVNLISTLEILNLEDQGAHVSDDKILATCQRGKYTCMALRKYFEAHLAIKLEQVKQSLQRTEGGILVHPQPPYKACSYSREQIVEMMEFLIEYGPAQFYWEPAEIFLKLSCVQLLVQLISISCKWKTYHGRNDTVRFALDVLAILTVVPKIQLQLAESVKVLDGHGSTESTVGINIILGVAEGEYFIHDAEIQKSALQVIINCVCGPDNRISSIGKFTSGTPQRKLFQNPKSSEHILAKMWNVVQSNNGIKVLLSLLSIKMPITDADHIRALACKALVGLSRSSTVGQIISKLPLFSSCQIQQLMKEPVLQDKLSNHVKFCNYAAELIERVSGKPLLVGTDVSLAQLQKAGVVAQSRISFPEKELLLLIRNHLISKGLGETATVLTREADLPMTAASHSSAFTPVTAAAFPLSLPWTPQIGNGIAGQLGNHTAVGASAPSACLAEPLPCVAQDSLALPGPSYAGNSSLIGRSSFIRERPSLCNGRKVQVLQQKSDHGANSQSPAEKTHLDRHLPSPPTLDSIITEHLREQHARCKNPIATCPPFSLFTPHQCPEPKQRRQAPINFTSRLNSRALFPKYGGVDGGCFDRHLIFSRFRPISVFREAHEYESGFTCCAFSAQERFLMLGTYTGQLKLYNVFSGQEEASYNCHNSAITHLEPSRDGSLLLTSGTWSQPLSALWGMRSVFDMKHSFTEDHYVEFSKYSQDQIIGTEEDIAHIYDIETGTKLLTLFNPDLANNYKRNCATFNPTDDLVLNDGVLWDVHSAQAIHKFDKFNRNISGVFHPNGLEVIINTEIWDLRTFHLLHTVPALDQCHVVFNHTGTVMYGAMLQADDEDDFLEERMRSPFGSSFRTFNATDYKPIATIDVKRNIFDLCTDTKDCYLAVIENQASMDAPNMDTVCRLYEVGRQRLSEEEDEEEDSEEEELEEENDDDDTDDGEELDTDQQMVAEMEEPENSENTGQDGDNDFSPSDEELASLEEEEEGEDEHSDADEDLEVILVEDSSDNSDLEDDIIYSLNE